From a single Pempheris klunzingeri isolate RE-2024b chromosome 2, fPemKlu1.hap1, whole genome shotgun sequence genomic region:
- the LOC139215105 gene encoding prothymosin alpha — translation MADTAVDTTATAEVTAKELKEKKEVEEEKKTDNGDAPANGTNGADHSDKVEKPAEEKHENGDEKAEEAPPAEEADAQPVKRAAEEEEEKVDTKKQKTEENGDSKEAEVEA, via the exons ATGGCCGACACAGCTGTTGACACGACCGCAACTGCAGAGGTTACAGCCAAG gagctgaaagagaagaaagaagtggaggaggagaagaagaccGACAACGGGGACGCACCTGCCAATGGCACA AATGGTGCTGATCACAGTGACAAAGTGGAAAAacctgcagaggagaaacaCGAGAATGGAGATG agaaagcagaggaggcgccccctgctgaggaggctgatGCACAGCCGGTGAAGCGTgcagctgaagaggaggag GAAAAGGTGGACACAAAAAAGCAGAAGACAGAGGAAAATGGAGATTCAAAAGAGGCGGAAGTGGAGGCCTAG